Proteins from one Corynebacterium testudinoris genomic window:
- a CDS encoding ribonuclease J produces MTESRNRSRKVTRKAGPPEATSGQQNDNSAASPVFQAPTSETKGSTAAATESAGNAGNSAATDNGDTNRGGNRSRSANKRNGRGGRSRGANNGNGGNGGNGSQANQGGGNQGGRGRRNVVKSMQGPDLTKRLPEPPKAPKNGLRIYALGGISEIGRNMTVFEYNNRLLIVDCGVLFPSSGEPGVDLILPDFGPIEKHLDRVDALVITHGHEDHIGAIPWLLKLRPDIPILASRFTAALIAAKCKEHRQRPKLIEVNEQSNENRGPFNIRLWAVNHSIPDCLGLAIKTGAGLVIHTGDIKLDQTPTDGRPTDLPALSRFGDEGVDLMLCDSTNATTPGVSGSEAEVAPTIKRLVGEAKQRVILASFASNVYRVQAAVDAAVAAGRKVAFNGRSMIRNMEIAEKMGYLKAPRGTIVSMDDAAKMAPHKVMLITTGTQGEPMAALSRMARREHRQITVRDGDLIILSSSLVPGNEEAVFGVLNMLAQIGATVVTGKDAKVHTSGHGYSGELLFLYNAARPKNAMPVHGEWRHLRANKELAISTGVDRDNVVLAQNGVVVDLVDGRARVVGQMSVGNLYVDGTTMGEVDEDVLADRTSLGSGGLINITAVIDNRTGRLMESPQVETKGFSEDDRGITPEVKELVENTMNDLAAEGENDPYRMVQQLRRKVSRFVEQKWRRAPMILPTVVPMSSDIDDHIDDDEVHASARPSL; encoded by the coding sequence ATGACTGAATCCCGTAATCGTTCCCGGAAGGTCACCCGCAAGGCGGGCCCGCCGGAGGCCACGAGCGGACAACAGAACGACAATTCCGCTGCATCACCGGTCTTTCAGGCACCGACCTCGGAAACGAAGGGCAGCACCGCTGCCGCTACCGAATCCGCAGGAAACGCAGGAAACTCGGCAGCGACGGACAACGGTGACACCAATCGGGGTGGCAATCGTTCCCGCAGCGCGAACAAGCGCAATGGCCGCGGCGGGCGTTCCCGCGGCGCCAACAATGGCAACGGTGGCAATGGTGGCAATGGCAGCCAAGCCAACCAGGGCGGAGGCAACCAGGGTGGACGCGGGCGTCGCAACGTCGTCAAGTCCATGCAGGGTCCGGACCTGACCAAGCGCCTCCCGGAGCCGCCGAAGGCTCCGAAGAATGGCCTGCGTATCTACGCTCTCGGTGGTATCTCCGAGATCGGCCGCAACATGACCGTTTTCGAGTACAACAACCGACTCCTCATCGTCGACTGTGGTGTGCTCTTCCCGTCTTCCGGCGAGCCCGGCGTGGACTTGATCCTGCCGGACTTCGGTCCGATTGAAAAGCACCTCGACCGCGTCGACGCGCTCGTGATCACTCACGGCCACGAGGACCACATTGGGGCTATCCCGTGGCTGCTCAAGCTGCGCCCGGATATCCCGATTCTCGCGTCCCGCTTCACGGCTGCGCTCATTGCCGCTAAGTGCAAGGAACACCGTCAGCGTCCGAAGCTGATTGAGGTCAACGAGCAGTCCAACGAGAACCGCGGACCGTTCAACATCCGTTTATGGGCCGTCAACCACTCCATCCCGGATTGCCTCGGTCTGGCCATCAAGACCGGCGCTGGCCTGGTTATTCACACCGGTGACATCAAGCTCGACCAGACCCCGACGGATGGCCGCCCGACCGACCTGCCGGCTCTGTCCCGCTTCGGCGACGAGGGCGTGGACCTCATGCTCTGCGACTCGACGAACGCCACCACCCCGGGTGTGTCGGGCTCCGAGGCCGAAGTTGCGCCCACGATCAAGCGCTTGGTCGGCGAAGCTAAGCAGCGCGTTATTCTCGCTTCCTTCGCTTCCAACGTCTACCGTGTCCAGGCTGCTGTCGACGCCGCCGTTGCTGCTGGCCGTAAGGTCGCCTTCAATGGTCGTTCGATGATCCGCAACATGGAGATCGCCGAGAAGATGGGCTACCTCAAGGCCCCGCGCGGCACGATCGTCTCCATGGACGACGCCGCGAAGATGGCGCCGCACAAGGTCATGCTCATCACCACTGGTACCCAGGGCGAGCCGATGGCGGCGCTGTCGCGCATGGCCCGCCGTGAGCACCGCCAGATCACGGTCCGTGATGGCGACCTCATTATCCTGTCCTCGTCGCTGGTGCCGGGCAACGAGGAAGCCGTTTTCGGTGTCCTCAACATGCTCGCCCAGATCGGCGCGACTGTGGTCACCGGCAAGGATGCCAAGGTGCACACCTCCGGCCACGGCTACTCCGGTGAGTTGTTGTTCCTCTACAACGCTGCCCGCCCGAAGAACGCCATGCCGGTGCACGGCGAGTGGCGCCACCTGCGTGCCAACAAGGAACTGGCCATCTCCACTGGTGTCGACCGCGACAATGTGGTCCTCGCTCAGAACGGCGTGGTCGTCGATTTGGTCGATGGCCGGGCTCGCGTGGTCGGCCAGATGTCGGTGGGTAACCTCTACGTCGATGGCACCACCATGGGTGAGGTCGACGAGGACGTGTTGGCTGATCGCACGAGCCTCGGCTCCGGTGGCCTCATCAACATCACCGCCGTCATTGATAACCGCACAGGTCGTCTCATGGAGTCGCCGCAGGTGGAGACCAAGGGCTTCTCCGAGGATGATCGCGGTATCACCCCGGAGGTCAAGGAATTGGTGGAAAACACCATGAACGATCTGGCCGCTGAGGGTGAAAACGACCCGTACCGCATGGTTCAGCAGCTGCGCCGCAAGGTCTCCCGCTTCGTGGAGCAGAAGTGGCGTCGTGCCCCGATGATCCTGCCGACGGTCGTGCCGATGTCCTCCGACATCGACGATCACATTGACGACGACGAGGTCC